TACGTTCTCGCTTTactctcgacgacgacgacgacgtcgacgacgatgCGACAGTGTAAACGACGGAGGTAAACTCGCGCGCAAGCCCGCAAGAATTATTCATGGGCTTCGATTAATGCGCTTTGCATCGCTGCCGAACGCGATACCGTCGTGATAAAGCCTCgtgtgcagcagcaggaaTCGACGTGGTAGTTTTAAAGTTACGCTTTGCTGCCTTTAAGGGCTTTGCACGTATGTTGCGACGAGCTGCGTTGTTTGAGGGCTCGTGGGATTTCAAGGAGAGAGGATTCATCGCTTAGTCAGTCCGCGGTAATTGATTGGTAGACTTTGTCAAAAGTAGAAATTGACGGGGCGGATCAATAGTGAACGTTTGATGGGCTGCGATTATCGTTACTGCAGTTAATTTTGTCGATTTGAGTGGCAGAAATCAGCGCTTAGATGGAAATTGGATTGATGCGCAGCATGATTTCCGTAATCAAATTTGCCAGTTCATTATCGATATGAGGGCTGATATGTACGTAGAGGCACGCATTAAATTCAGAAATCATTCGCACCAGTAGATGTGATTAATACGATGTCATATCTGCAAATTCATAACCTGCATTTATTGCGATGTTCGTTCTAATTTGATTTCCAACCATCGAAACGTTCGAAGAACACAATGAACTGATTACTCCGAAACAATCGATCCCATCGCTATCACCAGATCTCCGAATCATCGCCTTTTACCCACATCATTCGCCAAACGCAATTAACGCACACAGCGAGCAATCTTCTCCCCCCTTGGTTACTCAACTATTCCGCCAAGTTTCGACGAGTAATTTCATTACCGCGGAAGCGCTGCAGCTCGGGGGAAAAATTTTACCTCCCCCCTCCAGCCGATATACTCTCCCACGTCGCATGTAGCGACCTTGGCGATGCATAATTACGCCGAGATACGCACTCGGGGCAAGTAGGTTGCACGCAAACTGTATTACCGTGGCAGGACCAATAAGCGGCTCTTTGCGCTGCTGGACCTTCGATCGGCTTTGTGCAGGGGTGCAGCCTCTCCATATAACTGGACGATGCTGCAGCAGCATTACGCCGATGTGCCATCGCTCATTCTCTTTCTCGCACGCTCTGGCTCGTCTCTCGTAATGGTTCTCTTTATTGCCTCCTCTCTATAGCGACATATTGAGTTTTATCGCTGCGCTACTGCGGAATTTCGTGTGCCGAGGGAAACATGGTCTTTTGATCGTTTGCCCGCGATGCTGGCGCCGTTATCGCCGGCTGGCTGGAGGATTTCGATGTGAAAATctgattaaaatattatcgAGAATCAGTTGGGAAATTTCTATTTGGATGATTGCGCTTTGAACTTCAAAGACGAAGCGAATAGATGATACATCAACTCCATGATCTACAGAAACGTGTActagaggagaaaaaaaagttgcttTGGCTGAAATGAAAATGTATGTATCAGGGTATTGATGCGGGCTTTCGAAAGCAAAGTTGAAATTGGCTTGAACTCGAACTTTTTCATATCTCTTTCCAGCTCGGAGAAATTTGAAACCAAGTTACAGCTATGCGAAACAACAATCTGGAATTAGATCCCGCAGCTCAAAAGCACCGAGCTGTGTGCTATATTTTTCCGTAATGCATTACCCCGCTGACTTTACGCAGTTTATTTCATTCGGGATAGCGGAAGGTCGCTTTTAAAGTTAGTTCCTGCACAAAGTCCACAATACGCCAAGAGTAGTTCTGCTGTTCACTCGGCCGTGCATTGTAGCGCTGATGCAAAATCAACATTAGGTTCGCTAATGCCGCATTTCGTCGGATATAACCTTGTATATAGCCTCCAGCGATGCAGAAAAATCCAGGCATCAATCATTCAAAGACAACTCGAATGTTGTGCCCGTTACTGTATTCAAATCCGCCGATCAAAACGTCCAATAAAAAACGTCCTGCGCGCACACGGGAACAAGCCCTTCCATCCATCCCACGCCGAAATCTCAATCAACCAGCAAACACACGCGCAATTCTCGCGCCAAGCCGATCTATCCTTCAAAATATCACCAATTTGACACGGACCATAGGCCATTACTATTGTTTGGCCGTGCAATGCAACCTTTCCCCACATCTGTCTCTATGCCCCTCTCTTGTGttcccactctctctctctctccctctctctctctctctctctctccccctctctctctctctctctctctctctctctctctctctctctatttcacTTACCTGCAGTCGCGCGCGACTATGAATGCGCCCTCGAGCTATTggttgtctctctctctccctctctctgcaACGTGTTCCTCGACAGCACGGACGATTAATTTAGGATAATGCTAATCACTAATTGCCGGGCTGCAGCAATTGCGCGTCGCGGACCGCAGATTCGTTAGATCACGAGGGAGTGAGAGGGATGGAGCCCGTTGTGATTAGTCGCATTTGGCTCGTTCGCTCGGCCGCCGTGTGATAAATGGAAATTCGGGACCGTGTCTCCAGCCGCCTCGGGGGGAAACGAGCGAGCAAACAGCtgattcaaaaatattctccGTGACTGCGACGCAGGGCAGACTGGTAGATAATGCGATCTGAATGTTTTATGATGATGATAGGgtatttgattttgattttgttttcgTTGATACTTTCATTACAAGCTTGTTTAGTAActatttttgtttactttgCGAGATATTAATTTTGCTTTCGCTGTGTATTGTAGTTTACTGGAGTTAAAAGGAAAGTTTAATATCGGAGATCGAAAACGCTCCATTGAAAACACTGTAGGCAGTAATTCAATATAATGTCAATAAAATTCGTTGATTAATTTCTCGGATGGATGAATTTAAATAACTTTGGTTTTGACATTCCCGTCAACCCGTTACAGGAACAGAACACTGTATACCAACACTGCTTTTACTCGATTTAATAAGCAAATGATTAATTCATTTGCAATTACGAAATTCATATTCGCACGCTGACACCTAACGAACAATAACAAACGAACGAGAATATATCAAAAAAAGCGATTGAAAGAACGGaataaaagtaaaacaataaccGCAGTTTTTACATAACGAATTAACGGCCAGTCTTTTCAGCAGCGCAACGAAAATATTCATGAATATTTAACCGAACTTTCAGAATCTCCCAGATTgcattatttacatttatgaaTGCGCATTGTTTTCTCGCGAAAGAATAATCACCCCGCACGTTCTGGCACACACGTGAAAAGAGCCGCTcgattctctctttctctcctgcgCGTCGATGAATTATTGAACGTCCTATAAAGAAAGagtgcatttttaaaaaagcgcaGTACGAGCTTCGGCTTCGGGGAAGGGAACGATAACGGAGAGGCTAAAGGACATCTCATGAAATCTTCCGGCGTACGCTGACTCGAGGCGCATTTCCTGATCTCCCCGGAGGATTaaacgcgagcgcgcacaCCGTCGTTCTCCCCCGCCCATATACGAGCGTCGTACACAGCTTCTGCGAATCGTGCGATATTCTTTTCGACGACCCGTTTGCGCTTCGGGCTGTATACGTGGCTATATATGAAACGTGGAATCGCTTTGGCgtctgttttttttctttgaaccTTTTATCcgtattttattcataaaaacaATATCTACGAGTTGTAAAAGTTCTGACACTTCAGTCGACACCAGTGGCTTCCCGACGTGAAAGCCTTAGACACTTTGCCAAGTTTTACTCCAGCCATTAACGACTCACCGCGAACTTGCTCTTGTTAAAAGCACGTAAATTACAAGACGCCGAAGACGCAAACATCAAAAGATCGACACCGTCGAACTCCCCAAGCCCATTGGCGCTGTGCCTCCGCGCATATTCAGTGACTTACCGCGGGGGATACCGATTTGCACTTTCATCCTCGCCAAACCGAGATTCATGGCTTCGAAAGACGTACAAAACAGATGCCTTTTGAATAATTACGGCTTCCCGGCATCGATTCATGTTGAGACCTTACGCTAGGTTGATGTATTAATAGCGACGGTCATTTGCTTAATGAAGTTCGTCTTTGAATCAAACTGATACAAATCCAAAGTTGTATTGACAAGGCTGGAATATAATGAGCAATATCATAAGCAATGAAAGTTACGACTTTATTGGCCAATTAGACCGACTATTATTTGTTACATCACGTTTAAATAGGTTAAGACTCTTCACAAGCAGTGTTTTTTATAAGATCCTCGACTGAGCCTTTCAGGATCCTGAAGTTTATTTCATCAAGTCTGCGCGATCCATTAATTATTTTCTGCAACCGGGTTGTGAGAAGCCATATTTCTTCTTTAGAGTTACTTTCCGATTTTCGATAGACCTTCATGCTGCTAATGAATTGCAATCTTTCATTATCAGTTACAGCTGTGTTCTGAAAGAAGATTAAATCTttgaatcattatttttatttagcaGCATCTGCCAACGAAATTTCTAATTGAGCGCGTGATACGAggcattcattttttttttaattgagaaCTAAGAGAACGATGATTCTATACGAAACAGCAAATTACAAAGGTATTTTTACTCTGTTGCAGATAATTGAAAATGACCAGTGTCTCTGCTTCGTATACCCAAGGTAAGCTGTCGATTAATAAATATGATCACTTAACTAATTGCCCCAAGGTCTTCAACTCACCATACTTCCCCGCCCAGTCCAGCAGTCCAGAGAATTGTCAGCTTGTCCCACAAACAGTAACCTCCCGTCCCGAGTCCACCTAAGTGCAGTCGGCTGCTTCCTGAGCTTCGGCCCCAGCAGTTCCGGCCTCCCGTGCTCGTAGCTGAACAAGTTGCGCGACGCCAGAGGCGCGAACACCAAGCGGCGGTGTTGGCGGGGCTCGAGGTCCATCGGTACTATGCCGCCGCGGAGGGTGAACGATTCGCCGGAAATGTCGAAGAGCGTCTCGGAATCCACGGGCTCGAATTCCCGGCCCGTGAGGCGCGCAAAGCTTCCGTTGCTCCAGATTACCAGGGCGTAGCCCTCCGAATCTGCCATGTATACCTGTGACGAGAGAGGGAACACGAGAGCCTTAGTCTACTGCTTTGTCGGAGTGAAGTCTTTTAGAGACTTTGGAATGTATTCTTTTTAAGACTCTTACAGCTTTTCTCTCGCACGATGGTCCGTGGGTGTCGACGACTGGGGATACCAGAACTCCTTTTCCCTCCTCGTTTTCGGATATGTTTCTTGGTATCTCGTGTTTTTCCAGGAGCTTGTTCGTGCTCAGATCGAAAACCAATAGTTTGGCATTGCATATTTGATCGAAGCCAATGCGACCCGTGTCGAGCACCCAAAGTCTGTCACATTCATCGATCTGCGAATAACCAGAGCAAAGTGACGAAATTATtcaacaaatttaaaattacattttttgtaACTTTTGATATTCGATATCATATCGGAAAATTCGATACTTCTCGTACCGTAAATATCGCGCAAACGTGAAagtcaaatattaaatataaacttACGGTTATGCTGCGAGCGTTGGTGATGTTATTGCAATTTCGGGAATCCAAAAACCAGGTCGAATCTGGATATGGAGCCAGCAGGGGGCCGTACTCCGGATATTCGCTCGTAACTGTTGTCAAACTTATGGGAACTTCCTTTCTCGCAATGATGGTGAGAAATACACGACCGTCTCGCGtgcgaaattttaaaatttcatataaatgaaaattattcgtaataaaatgaataaatcaaTACCTTTAGCTCTCTCAAAATCATAGGGGATTCCTTTACTCAGGTTGTAGTCACCAAAGTTGTTCAAAGAATCTTCCGTATAATTGACTTGCTTCCACTTGAACACCGTTTTCAAATTAGGCAAAGCGTTTAGTTCAGCGattagaataaaaattaacgcAGAATAGCGAAGCTCCATTGTAACGACTAGCAATTCAACTCTCTGATCTACGCAGTATTGCTTCACTGGAAAAAAAACCTAATACGGCATTTgaattttctctcgcgcgtatGTATTGATAAGATAATTAACTGGGCGATGATTAAACCATCTACTGTTCATTCCACAAAACATTCAATGAACGCAAGTGTTTCCGCGATAAGCGTCTAAATTGCAGTTATCAGGAAgcgaagaggaaaaaattttaatgaggATTCGGTTTCACGATAGCACTTGAGAGTCTGCTATTCCATCATAATCAAGCATAATTGGATCacgtattataataaaactcTTAATTACTGAGTATTGCTGTATTCGCGTTATTTAAGCAAGAATCGATATTTATTATCGTATAATGTCGGCGCATGTATGCGTCAATCCCGAGACGAACTTTCTTCTTCACTATAGTTTAAAACGATTCTTGTTTTTCCTCTGTCTCTACGTTCTTGTTTCACTTAGTTTAGCTAGAAACATGAACTGTTTTTCATCATTAGCTCGTCCAGCTTCAgggaaattaaatttttcaacgcaCGGCTGACGAGATGGCCGATGCggaaacaaattaagtttttctcGGGCGTCCTTTTTTCCAGACTGAAACTTCGCGCACTTGCAAGTTTTGTCATAACTGCCACGATGCTGTCTATTACGCTACTACAGATGCAGAGGCGCATCGCTCTGGTATCGCTATTCTTTTTTTGCCTTTCATTTGCACGGTCTGAGTTGTCGGCCAGTTAAAGCGATAAAAGTTTCgcgaaatctctctctctcccggcgaGTGAGTCAAGCTCGCAATTCACATGTCATCTGTACACAATAtctttaaattatataatgtATCAAAAGGCCACTAACTGTTATAGAGTTGTTTGAGTTATTACTTTCGAGTTTAACTATCACAGTAACGAATTAGGAATAATATTAGAATTTCCCAATaagtattcaaatattttattatatctaTAAAATGCTCTTTTCGAACTCAGTGTGGACAAAACCTAACGCTTGAAATCGAAAACGAACGTCGGAGCCAACAGCAACACCAAGAGGCTGATTTAAAGCTCTCGCTTTGTCTATTCTTCATTACAATGCTTTCGACATTAACCTACATTTACGAAATTTCTCTGGTAATGAGCATAATAACCCTTTTATAGTTGTCCTTGTTTCCTATGCATAGTAATACAAAAATTGTCACCCCCGAAAAATGGGTCAAACTTAAATGTTCATGAATATTTCTTACACGTGCATCCCTCGGCTGGAGAAACGAGTTTATCATCGACGCAGATAAATCCAGAGCTTTCATACAttcattgcattttttttcaacaagaTATGTTCCAATGAAATCGCACTCAAATTCATTAGTGTAATCAAGGTTTATTGCCGATCAGAAGGACACCCATCAGAAAGAATCAAGCAGAGAACAGTTTAAAATACATCCTCTTCAAGACTTTCTCTGATGGGCGTCCTCTTCCAAAATTCCATAGTAGTTGATCCCTCTACTGCAGTTGAACTTGACTCCCATTCTGGAAGAGGACGATGGTAATTCTTGCGACGAATTCGGGGATAACCTTTAAAAATCTGATGGTTAAGATAGTttttgaatatactttatattaAGAACATTACATCAACAATTAcattatatcaataataaatatacaataacTATTGCAAAAAGAACATATAGAAGCAGAGAACAGTTTAAAACACATCCAGGTCGCTGGCTGGTaagaaggggggggggaggcgCTCTTTCTAGCTCGCAGTCCCGCAGGCGACTGAGCTGGACTGATGTTCCGAGCCTCTTTATATACCCTCGGTTGCAGGCTGGTCAGGAGTGGGGGGGGGGAAGGACCTCCTTCCAGCTCGTTGTTCCACAGGCGACTGAGCTGGACTGGTGTTTCGAGCCTTCTTATATACCCTCCGTCGAAGGCTGGTCAGGAGTGGGGAGGAGGATGCcgcaatcaaaacaaaaataaacgttaGTGTCAAAGGATAAATCTAAGATTCGATAAGTTGTTTAGGCCATTCTTGAATACCAGAATAGTATACAATTGTCTCAATGTTTAATTACTACATCAAAAAGCCCTCAGGAATTAATTAGAAGCACACCGACGAACAGAAGGGTTTGTGGAATCGCCAAAGCATACCGCGTAACGAGCCGCACCTCGGCTTCGAAAACGAATGAAGGCAAGAAGCGTAGGTGGCGAAAAATTGCCCATTTTCAACAGCGTCATTAATAGCGCATTAGCCGAAAAAAAACCCGCGTTTATATTCGAGGCTTCGCGCGGAGCCCATCGCGATCCCTTCGAAACTTAACGGGAAACGTTAAAAGCAAAGTTTTTCTTTcgcgctctttttttcccACTTTCATCGCCGTCGGCAGCGAAACCTTAACGAAGACCTTTAAATAGTAatggacatttttttttgtgcgccGCTGACTGTAATAGTCGCCGCCGACGCTGTTgtaaaaaggaagaaaaattgAGTTTCCAGAGATTTTACGAGGAACTGCTTGCGCCGCGAGCTTTTAACGTTTTTTCGCGTACACACGggagttaaaaaaatatttcgacGAGGTTCACGCGCTCGAGCGCGCGTAACTTTACGGTAATTGTTTATCGCGACTCTGCTCTAGGCTCattcaattagtttttaatttatttattcgatGTTTCATTCGATTGAAAGTCAGGAATTATCCTCGGCAGCTCATTTCCCCTTCATCTAAATCGACCGCAGGGCAAACTCTCGCAAGACTCGCAAACGTATCGCGCGCTTCGTCGATTACACTCGCGTCTGCAATTATGGTCGGCTGCCGACGCGGCCGCACAATTGCAGCCCCGTAACTTAAACATGCAGTGCAgtgcttctctctcctctctctctctcctctctctctctctctctctctctctctctctctctctctctctctctctctctctctctctctatccgaACTCGTATGCGTGTACACATTCACATGTACGCTGCGCATTTCGATGTCAATGACGAGATCGAGCGCGACACCGAGGCTGTATGcaaatgcgagagagagagatagcgtatgctgctgctgatactgtgagagcttgcgcgagatgtgtgcatgtgtgtgtgtcgtgaCGCGGGCGCGAAAGCCCGGAAATTCAATTGGGATATCTCGCATGGTGCGAGCTGCAGTCATGCTATGGCAATTGTTGGCTTTTCGGCAGGGGTATTGGATTCCCGAGGATTTTATTGGCTTATGAAGTGGCGTAGGTGCTTTTTTCGACGGAAAAATGAGAAGGCTTTTGGGAGCGAGGAAATTGCGGTTTAGAGATTCGTTACCTTTGATTGGCAGTGTcgggtgattttttttttcgtgacaCTGGATCGGGTTGCGATGTCGTTATCGTATTCTATACCGCGGAGaggtattttaattttattgagcTTCAGAAAGTACAATTATTCCGTAGAAAAAGTGATGGTTTCGACGCGAAAACTTGAATCAGTTTGATCCACATGATACGAGAGCTTCAACTAACCTAATTCCATCCGACGTCGAAGTTCTGTCCGATACATTTTCCCGAAGCatctgtaaataaaaaaagacaaCCGACTACTGTGCGACATCCCAACTAAAAGAGAAATACGGAGACAGGGAGAGAGAATAAGGACCGCGAAACTTTAGTCCGATTAGAGGAAGGCCAACAGCCACAGAactgggagagagagagagagagagagagagagagagagagagcagcgaaCTCTCGTCAACTGGGCATCGTAGCTGCGGCTGACGTCACTAATGGCATCTGTTGTCGCCTTGTTCGCGCGAATTAGCCAAGTTTCAAGGGGCAATTTTTCCCCCGCACAGCCGCGGCTAAATGGAATAACATGTGTGGGACCGGCTGCTGCTTTTCTTGTTCTTTTTTCCCTGACTTTCAGGACACAACCTGGTGTACGTTTCGCGAGCGGATATTGTTTTTTGCTCGCAATGCTCGAcgcgataaaaattttgagaaaaaactTACCAAGTTCGAGCAGTACCAAATCTGCTTATTCCGTGCCGTTGATGGTGTTCTTAATGGTCGGAAAGCAGAGcgcgtttgaaaattttctcgcGCAGCTCCGGTGTAAAAAGCTCGACTTTAATAGTTGCTGAAAAAAAGGAGATGATTCAGGGCTTCCAAGGAAGAAGTCAAAATCACGCCTTTAATTCAGCGAGCCAGAGAATAAATTTTCACTTCGACCCTTAAACGAGAGTTTCTAAGATTTTGTCACTCGCTTGCTTTCTCgcatacttttttttcagcGCGCGAAACTACGACGTGTAAACGGCCAAAAGGGCGAGCACGAGTAGACTTCGTGGAATTACTTAATGACCGAGCAAATTGTTcgcatttttatttcagtttttattttctcggtGAAATGCTCGTTTAAGGGAttaagcctgggttaaatcctgcaaaaaaacaaaaagatattcttcttaccaacaaatttttgatttgatgtaatttgaaaaaaaaattctattgaaaatatataaaatatacaccatttttatcgaaaaaaaaacatgtatataccttgtaaaatcattgaccaaaattcatgacatttcactatataaataagtgactaaaaacacttatttatatagtggaattccatgaattttggtcaatgattttacaaggtatatacatgtttttttttcgataaaaatggtgtatattttatatattttcaatagaaaatttttttttcaaattacatcaaatcaaaaattttttggtaaaaagaatatctttttgtttttattgcaggatttaacccaggcttgaccccttaagcATTTTGCGCCTGGCGTACAAAGAGATTTGAATCGCTGCGCTGCTTTTGGCATGAAAGTTTACTAATTCACAGTTCCATTTTCTAGCTGAACTtcctttttcaaatattcacaTTTTTTACTTAAGAATCGGCTGCAGCTGCAGTATTATTCCAGAAAACGTTtcgtttcaacaaaattattcagGGAGCATATCGATAAAACGCTGTGCTCCGAATAAGTTTCACTTCGACGATCAGATTTCTTTTAATACCGTCATACGTATACAAGGCATTTCGCCGTAAAGCCAATTACTCACTGTGTTACGCGTAATAAAAGCGTCGTCCAAACAACTCTCAGTCCCAGCGAAACTACCAGATGTATAACACACGCACAAACACATACCGCACGAGATCCTGATCCGAAAGACAAGGTTCATCAACCCTTTGGGGTCCCGGGGGTCGGATAAGTTAACTCTTGCTCGCGACGTCTCCGTACGTACACATCTTAAGGATCTCTTATTTGCCGTATTCATGCCAGCCGCTCTAACCCGCGCACATACGTATCCATCCACCCGCTGCGAGAAGTAAGCACGCACACATGTATGTATAAAGCTGCGCGACTCGTtcgaagagaaagaaagaaagagagatattAGGAGAAGAAAGGCGATGCCAGGAAGCAACGGCGCAAAGAGTCCATGCAAGAAGGAGAaaatgaaagagagaaagagaggacaCGACGGCGCAGATAGAGGGAATAAAGAAGTGAagggacgagagagaaagagaggagagagagttTCTCGGGAAAATAAAAGCAAGCCGCCGTCGTTGATCTGGCAGAATAAATGGCGCTCGGCGGGATACCAACCGGGAAATGGGAAATCCGGATGGCCTCTCGCGTGcctcttccctctctctcttcgactAGACTCGACGAGGATTACATATGGAGTTTTCCGTGACCCTATCAAGGATCTtgttctcagcatcttttgcGATCGACACCCTCTTGATCTGTTTCGGCTGAAATTGGAATTGGACTATTATCAAAGAGTTTTCTCATCAAAACACCCCAATACCgatttattttcatatttctaATTATAAAAAGCATATCCGACGTTTTTTGTTCTCTATATGCGATGCATTTCCACAATTACAAATGCGTCATCGTTCCTGCATGTACAAAAcaagaaaatcaaaagaatATCATATACAATCGCATAAAAAGCGCAAAAACAAAACGTAAACCGTTAATAACAACGATTCCGCGAAttgcgtttaaaaaaaaatccagaGGAGAATATTGCTCGAACGTCAGTGAAATAACTGGAAAGCTCGCTTAACAAGTTTGACGTAATACGATTTGATTCGAACGACACACGGAACGTTtcatatgctctcgttctcgtTCATATATATCTTTATTCGCAAACGGCAGACAAATCCGTCGATGTAGTTTCCcaataaacatttttcatttgcgcgcgcgtctgtCTACGGTGCTACATCCATTATATTTTCTGCTGGCACTGCTTTGAATGGACAATGAGTTTTGTCAAGCGTTAATTTTTCCGATTGCGACCTGGAAGGCGTATACTCTCGCGCGcaggcgcgaaaaaaaaatgtaatttatcATTCGCACCTACGCGAGCAGCTTTATTAAAACGTATCCCGCTATTCGCGCGTTATTATTCCTTGCGCGCGGGAGGTacatattttctaaaaaaaaaagaaaaatagagcAAAGATCAAAGTTTGAAAAGTTCCGAAGGACGTAAAATCGGCTGTCCCGCTGTAACGAAGgcattaaaaatgaaaaccaaTTTTCCGCgcgacgaaataaaaaaaaggagaacaaCAACAGCGTCCGCACCCAATGAATCCCGCCAGTCCCGTAATTTATATAGCCGCTTAGGAAAACTCGCACGATTCCTTCGGCGCTCTCGCTTTAATAGCCGAGGTATCACGGGAATCTGGCGGAACGCCGGCGATAAAACACTGCAAAAGTCACGCggtgcaagagagagagagagagagagagagagagagagagagagagagagagagagagagagaagtttcATTGTGTGTACTTATACCTAGGCGTTTTCCCTCGGCTCCTCGCGCGACAGTCAGACGTCGAAAGAATAAGACGGAACAGGCGAAACTTTGATAACGCCGGGGAGATAGACAGAAAACGCTCGCGAACTTTGCCTTCGGAGGAGAGCAGGAGAGAAAGTTGCAGTGGCAGAGAGCTTGTCCGAAGTTTTTGTCGGTTGCGGCTGCGAATGTGTTTTCATTAGAAAGCTCTCGGATGCCTATacgttgtttgtttttttaatcgaTTGTATTACACGttatggtttttttttattaaaaaagccCAAGAGTCGCCAGTTTGACGATAAAAGGCGCGAGATTGAATTTACAGCGTGCTTTTAACAACAACCCTAGCGATCGAGTATCACATTTTATCCAACAACGTATAAAAAGTGCCGGACACGTCGTACACCTCTCAGCTCTTTGAAAAATCAGTAATTCTCAAAAGACTAGAGCGCACGTGTCGTCTAAAAAGCTTTCAAAACCCCTACGCGCCATAATGCGTTAATGTACATTTGCGCAGCGTAGTAGACGCATCGATTCCGCATTAATTCAGCTTCTCTCCCCGCCGAGATTGCCACCGGAAAGTTTCGGGCTAAGAACAGCCTCGCGCACGAAAATGCTCAGCGAAGCCGGCAAAATTTGTGAGCCATTAAAGCGACGTTAGCGACGGTGCGCCTGCTTGCGGTGCAGCTTAAACATATCGGAAtctgagagtgagagagatggACGCCTTTTTGGGAGCTTCTCGATACAGTGGTTTAATCGGGTTGAAGCTGAAGTGCTGATACTATGAATTGAATCAAAGAATACGTGATCATGCTTTAGGTATAATGATGCGAATTTAGTCGTAGTAAGTTTTATGGCATATCTTTCTCAtc
The sequence above is a segment of the Nasonia vitripennis strain AsymCx chromosome 3, Nvit_psr_1.1, whole genome shotgun sequence genome. Coding sequences within it:
- the LOC100116124 gene encoding major royal jelly protein 3, whose amino-acid sequence is MELRYSALIFILIAELNALPNLKTVFKWKQVNYTEDSLNNFGDYNLSKGIPYDFERAKDGRVFLTIIARKEVPISLTTVTSEYPEYGPLLAPYPDSTWFLDSRNCNNITNARSITIDECDRLWVLDTGRIGFDQICNAKLLVFDLSTNKLLEKHEIPRNISENEEGKGVLVSPVVDTHGPSCERKAVYMADSEGYALVIWSNGSFARLTGREFEPVDSETLFDISGESFTLRGGIVPMDLEPRQHRRLVFAPLASRNLFSYEHGRPELLGPKLRKQPTALRWTRDGRLLFVGQADNSLDCWTGRGSMNTAVTDNERLQFISSMKVYRKSESNSKEEIWLLTTRLQKIINGSRRLDEINFRILKGSVEDLIKNTACEES